The stretch of DNA GCAGCCTGTGAAAACATGTTGCTTGAAGCAGTTAATCTAGGGTTAGGCGGTCTTTGGAATGGTGTAGCGCCGACTGAAGAGACAATGAAAAAGGTAGCTGAACTGTTCGACTTGGATAACGTTAATCAGATTCCATTTTCAATAATCACATTAGGTTATCCCGCTGAAGGTTGGGAAAACAAGTTCATGGACAAATTTGATGAAAGCAGGATTCACTATGAAAAATACTAAATATGACTTTGAAAGTGTCATTGACAGAAAAGGCACCAATTGCCTGAAATGGGACTTTTTTGATGATGATTTGCCAATGTGGGTAGCGGATATGGACTTTAAGGTCGCTCCCGCTATAGAAAAAGCCATTAAGGAAAGGGCAGAGCATCCAGTATATGGATATACGATTGTTCCGGACGAGCTATTTGAAAGCTATATCGGCTGGTGGGATAGACGATATGGTCTTGAAATGTCCCGTGAGGAAATGACATATGCCATTGGGGTGATGCCGTCAATTTCATCAATGATTAGATGCTTAACTGATGAAAATGATGAGATATTAATCCAATCTCCAGTTTATCATGTATTCTACTATGTTATTGAGGACAATAATCGTAAAGTCCTTGAAAACGAACTGATTTATGAAAACGACGAATATAAAATCGATTTTGATGATTTGGATGAAAAATTGTCAAAAGTGAAAATGATGATACTTTGCAATCCCCACAACCCTATAGGCAAAATCTGGTCTGAAAATGACCTGAACCGCATTGGAGAGTTATGCAAAAAGCATGATGTTATTCTGATTTCTGATGAGATTCATTGTGATTTGACAGACCCTGGAGTCATGTATAATCCGTTCAAGCCCGATGATAATGTCATAAGATGTTTATCCCCTTCAAAATCATTCAATATTGCCGGTTTTCAAAGTTCGATAGTCCAATCAACCAATGCTGAACTATTGGAAAAGATAAAAACACAAATGCACATTGACAATTCGGATTCATGCAATGTATTCGCCACATCTGCAGTAATGGCTGCTTATAATGAGTCTGAAGAGTGGTTGGAAGAGCTGAAGGAAATATTATATGAAAACAAGCAAATCGTTAAGGAGTATTTAGCTAGTGAATTGCCAATAGTTAAATTAATCGACTGTGATGCAACTTATCTTTTATGGCTTGACTGTTCAGCATTAGAGGTTCCTTCGAAGATTCTTTCCGAGTTTTTAAGAACTAATCAGGGATTGTTTTTGTCTGCAGGAATTGATTTTGGCCAGAATGGAGATGATTTCTTAAGGTTGAATATTGCCTGTCCTCAAAAACTTCTGAAAGAAGGTTTGGGAAAGTTAAAGGCAGGTGTTACAGCTTTAAACATAATCAACAATCACTTTTAACTTTTTTTTTAATTTGAAATTTTAAAAAACAGCAATGGTATTGAAAAAAATAGTTAAGGTAGTATTTACCGTTTTAGGCAAATACTTTTTTTAATTTTAAATTGAATCTAATAGTCCATATATTTCAGGAATGACTTTCTCAAATTTGACTCCATAGGTATGTTCAGGATCGTCAATGGTCTCTTCCAATGCCCTTTTGGTGAATTCTCCTGCGATTTTTGCAGCGGAAGTTGGAGATTTGCCGACCATAATGGATCCGACAAAAGCTGAAGCAAAAACGTCACCTGTTCCGTGGGATACGTGGTCTATTTTGTCGTTGTATACGAATTCTATGGATGGAGTTTCATCTTTATCTAAAACAATCATTCCTAATTTGTCTTGCTTGTGTGTGTCCCCTTTTAAAATGACGTGTCTTTTTGTGAAGTTAGAAAGTTCATCTACCATTTCCAGCATTTCTTCTTTTGAAAATTCCTCTTTCCAAGGTTTATGTAATAAGTAGCATGCTTCTGTTGTGTTTGGAAGTACATAATCACCTATTTTACATAGTTCGCCCATGGTGTCTGCGAAATCCTGGTCAAATCCGTTGTAGAATTCGCCGTTGTCAGCCATTGCAGGGTCGACAAAAACGATTCCATCAGGTTTTAATCTGGAGTTTATGATGTCTTTTATGTATCCAAACTGTTCTATTGAGCCTATAAATCCTGTATAAATAGCATCGAAGTATATGCCTTCTTTTTCCCAATGCTCTAAAATGCCTGGAAGGTCATCTGTTAAATCTCTGACTGTATAGTCGGTAAATCCTGAAGTATGTGTGGATAAAACAGCTGATGGTATTACTGCTGTTTCTATTCCGAATGCAGAAATTATTGGCAGTGCAACGGTTATGGAGCACTGACCGTAACATGATATGTCTTGTATAGTTAAGATTTTTTTAGTTTCGCTCATTTTTTCATTCTCTCTATTGATTTAGTTAATTATATATAACCATTGTTATTTATAATTGTTGTTATAATCTATATACCATTATAATTATTACATAATGATATATATGTTTTTTGTAAAATTTATATTGATTTCTTAAAGGTTTGTTCAAATATATTTTAATATTTATATCTATTATTTCAACTATATCGAGTCGATAAAGTACTGTATCAGCCAGTCTGAAATGCTGATGTCAGAAGGATATCTGATTATTTCATCTTTTTTGAACCATTGCGCTTTTACTATCTCATCACCATCCACCTTTATATCACCTGAATCATATTCAGCGGTAAATCCAAGCATCAGTGAGTTTGGAAATGGCCAGGATTGGCTTCTTTCATATTTCAAGTTCTTAATTTTTATCCCTACCTCTTCTAAAACCTCGCGATGAACGGCATCTTCAATAGTTTCGCCGGGTTCTACAAATCCGGCTATTAATGCAAATCTGATATTGTCATGGTAGCTGTGCTTTGCCATAAGCAGTTTATCGTCTTTTCTAATTGCTACAATAATTGCGGGGGCAATGCGGGGATAATGGTTCTGACCGCATTTCGGACATTTCAGCATCATGTCCTTTTCATCCAGTTCTGTCGGTGTTGCGCATCTTCCGCAAAACCTGTGGGATATGTACCAATCATTAATAAGAACGGCTTTTCCGCCCATCAGGTACAGGTCCTTGTTGAATTCATAGACCTCATAAAGGGGATAGAAAGATTCATCGCTATTCACATTGGCTACAAATGCTTTTTTGCCCATGAAGTTTCCAATGTAAAAACAAAAATTAACATCAAAATCATCCAATACATTTGCTAGTTCTTTATTTGAATCTAAATACAACTCTCTATCGTCATTAAATATAAAAGTGTAATCATCTGCAGTTGGTGTAATCCTGTCATCAAAATCGATTTGGTAGTTTTCGTAAATGGACTTTTCTATCATGTTAATTAATATGTCTTTTGTTTAACTTAAACTATATATGAAACTATATACAAATTCTATAATGGTGATATTAAATGGTATCCGAAATTATGGAAAAAGCATTAAACGCACAATTAAACGCTGAAGTTTATTCAGGATATTTATATTTGTCCATGGCTGCTTACTTTGAAGATGAAGATTTAGCAGGATTTGCTAATTGGATGAGAATCCAAGCAGAAGAAGAATTGGAACATGGAATGAAATTTTACGACTACATTATCAGAAGAGGAGCTTCTGTAACCTTAACTGCTATTGAAGCACCACAAACCGAATGGGACGGTACTCTTGCAGCATTCGAACATGTTTTAGAACATGAGAAAAAGGTAACAGGCCTTATCAATGACCTCGTTAACTTAGCTATTGAAGAAAAAGATCATGCAACAAACAACTTCTTGCAATGGTTCGTTGAAGAACAAGTTGAAGAAGAAGAAAATGCAATGGAATTAGTTGCAAAAGCTAAATTAGCTGAAGGCGACAAAAGATTAATTTATGAATTAAACAAAGAATTAGGTGCACGTGCACCTTCCGAAGACTAGATTTTACTCTAGTCCATTTTTACTTTTTTTTTGTGATTTTATGAGTATTTACCCTGAATACCCTACTGATGAGGCTCAAGTTGATTCTACTCAATACGAATCAGAACTTATTGGCCAAAACGACTTGGGTAGTGTACATTTGCATGGTCCTTTTGGAAATGTTGAATCAAACATTAAAATTGCATATCTTATTGGAATGCATCCTCTTGAGAGTAAATCCCATAGGGCACTGTTTGAGAAATTGACTTCTAAAAGTGATTTGAATCACTGTTATTATCTCTACAATATTAACGTTCTGGATAAAAACAGCCAAAGCGAAGGAAGGGATGAAGGCCAGCTTTTGGCCCAAAAATTCGTTCGTGATGATATTATAGACAAAAATTATGATTTGTTCCTAGACATTCACTCAAACAGGGGTTCAAAAGGTCCTGGTGATTATAAGATAACCAATTTCCTTTTTGCTCCGGGCTTTGATGAAAAATCCAGCAAGTTTTTGAATGAAATTCTATCGAAAATAGATGAACTTGTCTATTATGCTCCAGAGTTCAGGTCAAGTCCGTCATACATTACAGAACCGACAGCTGAAGCGGGCATTCCAACATTGGTTTATGAGTGCTATTCATATGAAGCAATGGATTTGACATTGGAGTTAGCAGAGAAATTGATTCATGTTGTGGATAATCTTGACAGTTTTATTTAGATTAATATAATTTTTTTTAATTGAACTTATATGAAAAGCTTTATTAAACTTTATTTACATAAATATATAAGAAAAATTATTATATGGAAGTGAAAAAATGATTATTAGGGCACCTTCAAGAATACATATGTCCCTTATTGACTTAAACGGGTCATATAGAAGAGTTGATGGTGGTATTGGTCTTGCATTACAAGACCCTCAATTTGTTTTGGAAGTTGAACAGATTGAAAGCGGAATAGAACTTGAATTTGCCGACACTGTAGATGATGAAGAAGCTATTTTAGAATGTAAGGAAAAAATTCCTGACGCTGCTAAAAAGACAATAGAACATTTTGACATTGATTCTGGTTTTAAGTTTATTGTACATCAGACTTATCCTCCGCATTCAGGTTTTGGAAGCGGAACTCAAATCGCTGTTTCAACAGCTCATTTGATTACAGAAACTATGGGTATTGATGTGGAAAGTAAAGAACTAAGTACTATTGTCGGAAGAGGAGGAACTTCCGGAATTGGAACTTATACCCATGATTTAGGCGGATTTATTTTGGATGGTGGACACAGTAAAGAGGAAAAACCTCTATTTTTACCTTCAGGTGCATCAAAAGCAAAACCTGCAACATTAATTGCAAGATATGATTTTCCTGAAGAATGGAATATTCTAATTGCCATTCCTGAAATCGAAAAGCATATGGAAGGTGACGATGAGGTGGATGTTTTCCAAACCTATTGTCCGATTCCAAAAGAAGAAGTGGAACAAGTATCTCACCTGATTTTAATGAATCTTGTTCCGTTCATGCTTGAAAAAGATATTAAAAACTTTGGTTGGGCCGTAAGTGAACTTCAAAAAGTTGGATTTAACAAATTGGAACACTCACTTGATGCCAGTTACTTGCCGACTATGCAGGCCATTGAAGCTGCCGGTGCATATGGTGTAGGTATCTCATCATTCGGGCCTGTTCTCTATACTGTATTTGATGAATCCAATGAATTCATTGTAGAAAAAACCAAAGAAATCATCGGTGAAAAAGGAACTGTCTTTGTCACCAAAGCACAAAATCACGGATTTGTTATTGAAAAATAGCTAATCCTCTTTTTATTCTTTTTTTTGATTAAATGGTCAGTTAAAGACTAAACTTTATATGAATATAACATTAACTTAAAAAAATCAACAAATACATCTGCCAATTCGTTAAATAAATTTCATTTTAAAATTCTAATTGCTCTGCAATGCACATTTTACAGACTGCGTTTGGAGATTCGAGATTGGCATCTTTTACTGGACAATAATAAACTCCGTCATGCTCTTCTACGTATAATGATCCTGGAAATGGAGTCCCAACAGGATGAATAGGTTCATTCAGAATGAATGTGGTGTATATTGAAACAATTCCATAAATCAACGGAAATTTGGATTTAGATTTAATGGATTCATTATCCTGATAAGATTTTAAAGTAGCAACAGCATCAATAAACTCTTCCTTGTCTATGTCTGAATCATAATGAGTTTCATCGCTGGAAATATCTTTGATTCTGCCTAAAAAATATTTAGCATATACTCCATGGCTTTTCATCTTATAACTGTCCTGAACATATTTGCTTTCTTCAATCATCTCAGCATTGACTGCCATTAAATCGAATACTGAAATCGTAGAAGAATACTTCTTTAAAATTTCTAAAACAGAATCACAGGATACAGATTCCTCATTTGAAATTACATTTGAAAAATCCTCATATAAGTTATTGTCATCCATTTATCCACCACATGATAATATTTACAGAAGTTTAAGATGTTCTTCCAGTTTTTCTTTATATATAATTTTAATCATCAGACAATTAAATCTTTTTTCCATTTCAACACAAATATTCATAATTAGCATTCCAGATTAGGAATAACATCATCTATCTATCGAAAAATAGAATTTTTTAAAATTTATTTTTTCTATTGTATAATATTAAATATTGTTAAAAAAAGTAGAATCTCAAATATATTCGGAAAAATGTTAAAATAATTATACAAAAAATAAAAAAAGGTAAAGAAGTTATAAATTGTAAACTTCTTCGGATGGAACAATAGGTATGTTGTTGTCTTTTAATACATCGGATAGCCTTTCGATTTCATCTGCATGCAATAATAAAATGGCTTTGTTTTCTTTGTCATGTGTAAAAGCATATAAATATTCCAAATCAATTTCATTGTCTTTAATGACTTTTAAAACTGATGTAAGGCCTCCGGGTGCATCATTCATTTCAACACCAATGATTTCTGTGATTTTTACAAGGAAATTGTTTTCTTCCAAAACTTCCCTTCCTTTTTCAGGGTCATCGACAACAAGTCTTAAGATACCGAATTCGGAAGTGTCCGCCATGCACATTGCCCTAATGTTCACGTCATTTTCTGAAAGTACTTCCAGAGGTTTGGATAGGCTTCCCATTCTATTCTGTAAAAATATTGATAATTGTTTGATTCTCATGTTCATCACCTAATGTAAGTTTCTCTCATCAATTACTCTTTTTGCTTTTCCTTCAAATCTTGGCAATGTTTTTGGTTCTACAAGTGTTACTTTCACTCTAATGCCTGTTTCGTTTTCAATTGATTTGCCGATTTTATCTTGGATTGCCATCATTTCTTTTACACCGTCAAAGAAAATGTCATGGGATGCTTCCACTTTCACTTCAATTTCATCAAGTGTTCCAGGTCTTGAAACTATTATCATATAATGAGGCTCTACATCGCCAACTCTTAGCAATGCTTTTTCTATTTGTGATGGGAAAATGGCTACTCCCTTAACTTTAATCATGTCGTCAGATCTGCCGGTTATTCTGCTCATTCTTGCGTGTGTTCTTCCGCAGCTGCATTTTTCATAGGTGATTTTGGTCAAGTCTTTTGTTCTGAATCTTATGACCGGCATTCCTTCTCTTTCCAAGTTGGTTAAGACAAGTTCTCCAGGGGTGTTTTCTGGTAGGGTTTTGCCGGTATTTGAATCGATGATTTCGGGATAGTAGATGTCTTCTGCAATGTGCAGGCCGTTTTGGGCTTCACATTCGATACCTACACCAGGTCCCATTAGTTCTGTTAGGCCGTAGATGTTGTATGCTTTTGCACCGAAAATCTCTTCCACTTTTTGTCTGATTTCTTCTGTCCACATTTCAGCTCCGAATCCAATGGCTTTAATCCCTAACTCTTTAGGGTCAATTCCATCTTCAAGGGCGACTTCTCCCAGGTGGATACCGTATGAAGGGGTAAAGATCAATCCTGTTGTTCCAAAATCGCTCATTATTTCGATTTGCCTTCTGGTTTGTCCTGTGGAGATTGGAATGATTGCTGCTCCGACTTTGTGGGAACCGTAGTGAACTCCGAATCCTCCGGTAAACATTCCGTATCCGTGGGTGTTCTGCAGGATATCATCTTCGCCAATGCCCATCATGGTAAGTCCACGTGCAATTGTCTCTGCCCATGTATCCAGGTCCTTTTGGGTATATCCTGAGACTACAGGTTTTCCTGTGGTACCTGATGAGGAATGCAATTCTTTGATTTCCTTGATGTCCACTGCAAAAAGTCCGAATGGGTAGCTTTCCCTCAGGTCATCTTTTGTTATAAATGGAAGTTTTTCTATATCTTTTAAAGTTTCAATGTCTTCCGGATAAACTTCAGCTTCGCTATATCTTTTGTTGTAATAAGGTATTTTATCAAATGCTCTTTTAACGATAGCCTGAAGCTTCTTTAATTGCAATTCTTCAAGATCTTCTCTTGACATAGTTTCAATCTTTTCATTCCAAAACATTTTTAGCCTCATTTTATGTTAATATAATTTATTTGGTTTTTGCATACCTTAAAAGTTACCCTCAAACATGGGGCATTAATATTTAAATCATGAAATTGTAATATATTATTGATGTTCGCATTATTGCACATCGGCATTAAAAAATTTATATACTTTGTTAAAGTAATATAAAATTGTAATTTATTAAGTTTTATTTGATTATGGAGAAATTAATATGGATATGATGAGTGTTTTATGGCAAGTTGGTATTTTTGCATCTGTTCTTGTTTTCGGTGTCAAGATTGGCCTGGCATCAGGCTTGGCTAATTTGCCAAAGAAATTGTTTGCGGTAATCTGCATTGCATATGGTGGAGGTGTAGTTATTATATCTGCAATTGCTTCATTGTTCGCTGACCAGCTGATACAGGCAATCTACAGTTATAATTCAATATTCTACATTATTATGGCTTCAATCATGATTGTTGCAGGTTTGTTTACAATAAGGGAATGGAAAATACATGATAAGAATACGTCAACTGCGACTTCTCTGGCCATTATTGCTCCTTGTCCATGCTGTTTCGGTTCAATTATTGCAAGTGTTTTGGTTGTTGCACCAACAATAGGCGTCAGTTCACTTAACTTAAGCTGGTATGCCGCTGCAGCGTTGGTTGCTGTAATGATTGTAACCTATTTCGCATCAAATACAATAGTTAAGTACATTGATCATCCTTATCCTATTGTTTTGGGCAATTTCATGCTTTTATTGGGAGCATATTTCCTGCTTTCAGCAATTGTCATTCCAAACATTGCAGGAGCTTTGACAAAAACCACAAGTCCTATTACTATTGGTTCTCCTCAAGACATACTTATGGTTGTTATAGCATTTGCTATTTTAATTTTTGGCGGTATGATTTTAAATAAAAGAGGTAGAAGTATTCTAGAATAAATTTAGGTGAAAAATTATGGCTTTAAATATTCCTGGTGGAGAATTCTTAACAGGTTCTCTTGATGTAATCTCACAAAGTTTAACAATCCCCGTATTGATTATTTTGCTTATAATTGTAATTATATCAATTATTACTTTGGGTGGAGCTATTGCAGAATATACTTCAAGGAAAAAAGTCCCTGTTGGAACTATTAGAGACTTGATTTATGATATTAATGCAGCTGAATCTGTTGATGCATTGAAAAATGTGATTTCTTCAGCAAAAATTCCGAAATCTCAAAAGAAGGTCTTAAACGAAATCGCATCTTCTGAAGCATTAGGCCAATCTTCAAGAGAAGCCTTGGCTCGTAAACTCTTCGAGTTTGAAGAAGAAAAGACTATGGATACATTGCAGAAAACAGATATTATTACTCGTATCGGACCGACCTTAGGGTTAATGGGTACATTGATTCCTATGGGTCCTGGACTTGCCGCTTTGGGTGCAGGTGACATTAACACTCTTGCAAGTTCCCTAACCGTTGCTTTCAACACAACTATTGTTGGTATCGGTTCCGGTGCATTATGTTATGTTATAGGAAAAATTAGATCCGGATGGTATGATCGTTATTTATCTGATTTAGATGCTTTAATCGATGCTGTCTTGGATAGAATGAACAGTTAGTGATTTTATGGTAAGAAAAAATGGTAGAAGAAGATCAAAAAGAGTCGAAGAAGACCCGATGGCAGGTACATCCAACCTTGTAGATGCAATGCTTGTTATTGCTGTTGGTTTTCTTGTTTTTGTTATCATAAGCTGGAACATGCAGGCGATGATTGACCCTACACAGAACATACATGACCAAATGCAGCAGAAGATGACAGAAGTGGACCAAGGTCAGCAGTTGAATGAAACCCCGGACACTTCAAACAGTACAGGTCAGGGTTATACTGAAATGGGTAAGGTATACAAGGACCCTGCTACGGGCAAGCTGATAATGGTGGAAGGTTGACCCTTTCACATACAAACTTTTTTTTAAACTTTTTTTCAACCGATTATTTTATTTACTTGTTTTACTAAATTAATACTTACGAATTTTTAATGGTGTTTAATAATATGGAATTCTGTCCTAATTGCGGTAAGATGTTAATGCCTGATAAAGGCAAGATTAAATGTAGATGCGGTTATGAAAAATCTCTTAAAAAGGAGGATTTGGAGGAGCAGTATCACATGGAAGGCGAAACCAATCCCGAGGCAAAAGTGATTGTAACTGATAGGAATAATGTTGCCCTGCCGACTACAACAATAACCTGCTACAAATGCGGAGGAACAAAAGGCTACTGGTGGACAGTGCAGACCCGTTCAGCAGATGAAGCACCAACAAACTTTATCAGATGCGCCAATTGCGGAAACACATGGCGAAGCTCTAACTAGAACATAGGATTCCCTCTAAAATAACTAATGGTATAACTAATAATGTAAATTTAGTAATTTTTTATGATTCTTTTTTATTATTCTGTATAATATTTTTAACATACTATTTTTTTTTAAATGAAATTCCTATAAAGAAAATGATTACAGCTGCATGAAGCTAAAATTTATTAAACTGTCGAATATTTTTTAAATTTACTAAATTTTATAACTTTTTTATTATAAATTGTTTACAAAGTGATATTTTTCAAAACCATTTACATGATTTTATTTATTTTTTAGATAATTTTTGTCGAGGATTAGCTCAATTTAAAATTTAAAAAATTATTTTAAAAATTTTTAATTATTTTAAATAATTCCTTTAAATTTATAACTATTTGTTTATTTAATTAATTAAATATTGAATAAAAATCTAAAAAAAATCAAAATATTTAAATACAATCCACATCAAACTTAAAACTGTAAATAATTGGCAATATCTGCAATTATTACAGCACCTTTAATTAATCAAAAGTTTTCATTTGATTTAAATGGAAAAGGAAATGAAAAATCGCATCCGTGAAATAACCTCCGCAATGCGAAAATACGGTTTTGGCAAATACTATTCATAAAATGAATGATGGGGAGATGAACTTAGGTTTGAAATTGACAGACTTGACCCTAAGCAAGTTTTCATTGGTTGTGATTATTGCAGCACTTTTAATGAGTTTTTCTATAGTGATGACCATTAATAGGGGACCAATTTTATTTGACATGCCTTTGATTGCAGTTTTAGGTTAGTTAGCAACCTTTATTTTAGGAATTATAGGCATTATAAATCATTTAAATGAATGATGGAAATTAATTATTTAGTTTGA from Methanobrevibacter sp. YE315 encodes:
- a CDS encoding DUF2162 domain-containing protein, with translation MDMMSVLWQVGIFASVLVFGVKIGLASGLANLPKKLFAVICIAYGGGVVIISAIASLFADQLIQAIYSYNSIFYIIMASIMIVAGLFTIREWKIHDKNTSTATSLAIIAPCPCCFGSIIASVLVVAPTIGVSSLNLSWYAAAALVAVMIVTYFASNTIVKYIDHPYPIVLGNFMLLLGAYFLLSAIVIPNIAGALTKTTSPITIGSPQDILMVVIAFAILIFGGMILNKRGRSILE
- a CDS encoding MalY/PatB family protein, with amino-acid sequence MKNTKYDFESVIDRKGTNCLKWDFFDDDLPMWVADMDFKVAPAIEKAIKERAEHPVYGYTIVPDELFESYIGWWDRRYGLEMSREEMTYAIGVMPSISSMIRCLTDENDEILIQSPVYHVFYYVIEDNNRKVLENELIYENDEYKIDFDDLDEKLSKVKMMILCNPHNPIGKIWSENDLNRIGELCKKHDVILISDEIHCDLTDPGVMYNPFKPDDNVIRCLSPSKSFNIAGFQSSIVQSTNAELLEKIKTQMHIDNSDSCNVFATSAVMAAYNESEEWLEELKEILYENKQIVKEYLASELPIVKLIDCDATYLLWLDCSALEVPSKILSEFLRTNQGLFLSAGIDFGQNGDDFLRLNIACPQKLLKEGLGKLKAGVTALNIINNHF
- the nudC gene encoding NAD(+) diphosphatase codes for the protein MIEKSIYENYQIDFDDRITPTADDYTFIFNDDRELYLDSNKELANVLDDFDVNFCFYIGNFMGKKAFVANVNSDESFYPLYEVYEFNKDLYLMGGKAVLINDWYISHRFCGRCATPTELDEKDMMLKCPKCGQNHYPRIAPAIIVAIRKDDKLLMAKHSYHDNIRFALIAGFVEPGETIEDAVHREVLEEVGIKIKNLKYERSQSWPFPNSLMLGFTAEYDSGDIKVDGDEIVKAQWFKKDEIIRYPSDISISDWLIQYFIDSI
- a CDS encoding pyridoxamine kinase, coding for MSETKKILTIQDISCYGQCSITVALPIISAFGIETAVIPSAVLSTHTSGFTDYTVRDLTDDLPGILEHWEKEGIYFDAIYTGFIGSIEQFGYIKDIINSRLKPDGIVFVDPAMADNGEFYNGFDQDFADTMGELCKIGDYVLPNTTEACYLLHKPWKEEFSKEEMLEMVDELSNFTKRHVILKGDTHKQDKLGMIVLDKDETPSIEFVYNDKIDHVSHGTGDVFASAFVGSIMVGKSPTSAAKIAGEFTKRALEETIDDPEHTYGVKFEKVIPEIYGLLDSI
- a CDS encoding DUF2115 domain-containing protein, which gives rise to MDDNNLYEDFSNVISNEESVSCDSVLEILKKYSSTISVFDLMAVNAEMIEESKYVQDSYKMKSHGVYAKYFLGRIKDISSDETHYDSDIDKEEFIDAVATLKSYQDNESIKSKSKFPLIYGIVSIYTTFILNEPIHPVGTPFPGSLYVEEHDGVYYCPVKDANLESPNAVCKMCIAEQLEF
- a CDS encoding acetolactate synthase, whose protein sequence is MRIKQLSIFLQNRMGSLSKPLEVLSENDVNIRAMCMADTSEFGILRLVVDDPEKGREVLEENNFLVKITEIIGVEMNDAPGGLTSVLKVIKDNEIDLEYLYAFTHDKENKAILLLHADEIERLSDVLKDNNIPIVPSEEVYNL
- a CDS encoding transcription factor S, which codes for MEFCPNCGKMLMPDKGKIKCRCGYEKSLKKEDLEEQYHMEGETNPEAKVIVTDRNNVALPTTTITCYKCGGTKGYWWTVQTRSADEAPTNFIRCANCGNTWRSSN
- a CDS encoding MotA/TolQ/ExbB proton channel family protein — translated: MALNIPGGEFLTGSLDVISQSLTIPVLIILLIIVIISIITLGGAIAEYTSRKKVPVGTIRDLIYDINAAESVDALKNVISSAKIPKSQKKVLNEIASSEALGQSSREALARKLFEFEEEKTMDTLQKTDIITRIGPTLGLMGTLIPMGPGLAALGAGDINTLASSLTVAFNTTIVGIGSGALCYVIGKIRSGWYDRYLSDLDALIDAVLDRMNS
- a CDS encoding beta-ribofuranosylaminobenzene 5'-phosphate synthase, whose protein sequence is MIIRAPSRIHMSLIDLNGSYRRVDGGIGLALQDPQFVLEVEQIESGIELEFADTVDDEEAILECKEKIPDAAKKTIEHFDIDSGFKFIVHQTYPPHSGFGSGTQIAVSTAHLITETMGIDVESKELSTIVGRGGTSGIGTYTHDLGGFILDGGHSKEEKPLFLPSGASKAKPATLIARYDFPEEWNILIAIPEIEKHMEGDDEVDVFQTYCPIPKEEVEQVSHLILMNLVPFMLEKDIKNFGWAVSELQKVGFNKLEHSLDASYLPTMQAIEAAGAYGVGISSFGPVLYTVFDESNEFIVEKTKEIIGEKGTVFVTKAQNHGFVIEK
- a CDS encoding DUF2149 domain-containing protein, whose protein sequence is MVRKNGRRRSKRVEEDPMAGTSNLVDAMLVIAVGFLVFVIISWNMQAMIDPTQNIHDQMQQKMTEVDQGQQLNETPDTSNSTGQGYTEMGKVYKDPATGKLIMVEG
- a CDS encoding ferritin translates to MVSEIMEKALNAQLNAEVYSGYLYLSMAAYFEDEDLAGFANWMRIQAEEELEHGMKFYDYIIRRGASVTLTAIEAPQTEWDGTLAAFEHVLEHEKKVTGLINDLVNLAIEEKDHATNNFLQWFVEEQVEEEENAMELVAKAKLAEGDKRLIYELNKELGARAPSED
- a CDS encoding phenylacetate--CoA ligase family protein — protein: MFWNEKIETMSREDLEELQLKKLQAIVKRAFDKIPYYNKRYSEAEVYPEDIETLKDIEKLPFITKDDLRESYPFGLFAVDIKEIKELHSSSGTTGKPVVSGYTQKDLDTWAETIARGLTMMGIGEDDILQNTHGYGMFTGGFGVHYGSHKVGAAIIPISTGQTRRQIEIMSDFGTTGLIFTPSYGIHLGEVALEDGIDPKELGIKAIGFGAEMWTEEIRQKVEEIFGAKAYNIYGLTELMGPGVGIECEAQNGLHIAEDIYYPEIIDSNTGKTLPENTPGELVLTNLEREGMPVIRFRTKDLTKITYEKCSCGRTHARMSRITGRSDDMIKVKGVAIFPSQIEKALLRVGDVEPHYMIIVSRPGTLDEIEVKVEASHDIFFDGVKEMMAIQDKIGKSIENETGIRVKVTLVEPKTLPRFEGKAKRVIDERNLH